In one Bosea sp. RAC05 genomic region, the following are encoded:
- the argF gene encoding ornithine carbamoyltransferase, producing the protein MTRHFLDLSDFSEAQLRAILRAGEEIKARRRTPAAAADRLLEGKVVAMVFEQPSLRTRVSFDVGIRELGGSPMMVTGREIELGERETIADTARVLSRYVDAIMIRMLDHDAVVEMAQHATVPVINGLTKRQHPCQVMADVMTFEERKGPIRGKRIAWTGDTNNVLTSWIHAAGRLDFELAIATPAELAPPPALLAWAKQQGAKLSLTTRPEAAVEGSDCVITDCWVSMGDEEGTRHNLLRPYQVDERLLGRAEKDAIFMHCLPASRGEEVTDAVMDGPQSAVFDEAENRLHAQKGILAWCFGGVAA; encoded by the coding sequence GTGACGCGCCATTTCCTCGATCTCTCCGATTTCTCCGAAGCCCAGCTGCGCGCGATCCTGCGCGCCGGCGAGGAGATCAAGGCCCGCCGCCGCACCCCGGCGGCTGCCGCCGACCGCCTGCTCGAGGGCAAGGTCGTCGCCATGGTCTTCGAACAGCCGAGCCTGCGCACGCGCGTCTCCTTCGACGTCGGCATCCGCGAACTCGGCGGCTCGCCGATGATGGTCACCGGTCGCGAGATCGAGCTGGGCGAGCGCGAGACCATCGCCGACACGGCCCGCGTGCTCTCGCGCTATGTCGACGCCATCATGATCCGCATGCTCGACCATGACGCCGTGGTCGAGATGGCCCAGCATGCCACCGTCCCGGTGATCAACGGGCTGACCAAGCGCCAGCATCCCTGCCAGGTCATGGCCGATGTCATGACCTTCGAGGAGCGCAAGGGCCCGATCAGGGGCAAGCGCATCGCCTGGACGGGCGACACCAACAACGTGCTGACCTCCTGGATCCACGCCGCCGGCCGGCTCGATTTCGAGCTCGCCATCGCCACGCCCGCCGAACTGGCCCCGCCGCCGGCGCTGCTCGCCTGGGCGAAGCAGCAGGGCGCAAAACTGTCCCTGACCACGCGGCCGGAAGCGGCGGTCGAGGGCTCCGACTGCGTCATCACCGATTGCTGGGTCTCGATGGGCGATGAGGAAGGCACGCGCCACAACCTGCTGCGGCCCTACCAGGTCGACGAGCGCCTGCTCGGCCGGGCCGAAAAGGACGCCATCTTCATGCATTGCCTGCCGGCCAGCCGCGGCGAAGAGGTCACCGATGCCGTCATGGACGGCCCGCAATCGGCCGTCTTCGACGAGGCCGAGAACCGCCTGCATGCGCAGAAGGGCATCCTCGCCTGGTGCTTCGGCGGGGTTGCCGCCTGA
- a CDS encoding glyoxalase/bleomycin resistance/dioxygenase family protein, whose protein sequence is MDEGMSWYRNAFPHAALEVSYPSGFAFLKIGMTQLEIVPADDKVGSGAAGSVVYWWTDDFERSLAGLKAAGAVLYRGPLKIDHELWMCQLRDPWGNCIGIRGPLAGDRWGTVP, encoded by the coding sequence ATGGACGAAGGTATGTCGTGGTATCGAAACGCTTTTCCTCATGCTGCGCTTGAGGTCAGCTACCCGTCCGGCTTTGCCTTCTTGAAGATCGGGATGACCCAGCTCGAGATCGTTCCCGCCGACGACAAGGTCGGCAGCGGCGCCGCTGGTTCGGTCGTCTATTGGTGGACGGATGACTTCGAGAGGTCGCTGGCCGGCTTGAAGGCGGCCGGCGCGGTCCTTTACCGCGGCCCATTGAAGATCGACCACGAATTGTGGATGTGTCAGCTGCGCGATCCATGGGGCAACTGCATCGGCATCCGGGGTCCGCTTGCCGGAGATCGATGGGGCACCGTGCCTTGA
- a CDS encoding aspartate aminotransferase family protein, which produces MASAPVSASAAPSVLLPTYARAPVAFERGEGPWSITADGTRYLDFGAGIAVNALGHAHPHLVEALTTQAGKIWHTSNLYTMPEGEKLARRLCEATFAQRVFFANSGAEANEAAIKMARKYHAAKGHPERYRIITFEGAFHGRTLATIAAGGQQKYIEGFGPKVDGFDQVPFGDHAALEAAITDETAAIMIEPIQGEGGLRSVPPQCLRGLRTLCDERGLLLIFDEIQTGVGRTGKFFAHELSGVTPDIMSVAKGIGGGFPMGACLATEEAASGMTLGTHGTTFGGNPLAMAVGNAVLDVVLAPGFIEKVGQIALRLKQSLAELKDRHPQVIAEIRGEGLMLGLKLHTPNTDFVTEARAAGLLVVGAGDNVVRLLPPLIIGEADVAEAVARLDRAASAVEASLKRPAAE; this is translated from the coding sequence ATGGCCTCTGCCCCTGTTTCCGCTTCTGCCGCTCCGTCCGTTCTCCTGCCGACCTATGCGCGGGCTCCTGTCGCCTTCGAGCGCGGCGAGGGCCCCTGGTCGATCACCGCCGACGGCACCCGCTATCTCGATTTCGGCGCCGGCATCGCGGTCAATGCGCTCGGCCACGCCCATCCGCATCTGGTCGAGGCGCTGACGACCCAGGCCGGCAAGATCTGGCACACCTCGAACCTCTACACGATGCCCGAGGGCGAGAAGCTGGCGCGGCGCCTCTGCGAGGCGACCTTCGCGCAGCGCGTCTTCTTCGCCAATTCGGGTGCCGAGGCCAACGAGGCCGCCATCAAGATGGCGCGGAAATACCATGCCGCGAAGGGTCATCCCGAGCGCTACCGCATCATCACCTTCGAGGGCGCCTTTCATGGCCGCACGCTGGCGACGATCGCGGCCGGCGGCCAGCAGAAGTATATCGAGGGCTTCGGCCCCAAGGTCGACGGCTTCGACCAGGTCCCGTTCGGCGACCATGCGGCGCTGGAGGCCGCGATCACCGACGAGACGGCCGCGATCATGATCGAGCCGATCCAGGGCGAGGGCGGGCTGCGCTCGGTGCCGCCGCAATGCCTGCGGGGCCTTCGCACGCTCTGCGACGAGCGCGGGCTGCTGCTGATCTTCGACGAGATCCAGACCGGCGTCGGCCGCACCGGCAAGTTCTTCGCCCATGAGCTCTCGGGCGTGACGCCCGACATCATGTCGGTCGCCAAGGGCATTGGCGGCGGCTTCCCCATGGGCGCCTGCCTCGCCACGGAAGAGGCTGCCTCGGGCATGACGCTCGGCACGCATGGCACCACCTTCGGCGGCAATCCGCTCGCCATGGCCGTCGGCAATGCGGTGCTGGACGTCGTCCTGGCGCCGGGCTTCATCGAGAAGGTCGGGCAGATCGCGCTGCGGCTGAAGCAGTCGCTGGCCGAGCTCAAGGACAGGCACCCGCAGGTCATCGCCGAGATCCGCGGCGAGGGCCTGATGCTCGGCCTCAAGCTGCATACGCCGAACACCGATTTCGTCACCGAGGCGCGCGCCGCCGGCCTTCTCGTCGTCGGCGCCGGCGACAATGTCGTGCGCCTGCTCCCGCCGCTGATCATCGGCGAGGCGGATGTGGCCGAGGCGGTCGCCCGTCTCGACCGCGCGGCGAGTGCCGTCGAGGCCTCGCTGAAGCGGCCCGCGGCCGAGTAG
- a CDS encoding amino acid ABC transporter substrate-binding protein, giving the protein MMKTVLAATAALAASASVASAQQLAPSPTLDAIKARGHIECGVHLGLPGFSFADDKGEWTGLDVDYCKALAAAVLGDAKKVKFTPTSVQQRWPILQSGQVDLLSRNSTITFSRNASLGLNFQGINFYEGQTFIVRKATNAKSAADLDGASVCVAAGSTEEKNASDWFLERNLKVTITNFQKNDDAIAAYDAGRCDAYTAGVGALAGQRVKLKVPGDHIILTQPISNDPQGPVTRWGDERWQLIVRWVLNGTIAAEMLGVTSANVDQMKASSKNSEVRRLLGAEGNFGAMMGLSNDWMYNAIKQVGNYGESFERTVGMGSTLKLERGQNQLWTKGGLLFTPPFQ; this is encoded by the coding sequence ATGATGAAGACAGTTCTGGCGGCCACCGCCGCCCTGGCGGCGAGCGCCTCCGTGGCGAGCGCCCAGCAGCTCGCCCCGAGCCCGACGCTCGACGCGATCAAGGCCCGCGGCCATATCGAATGCGGCGTGCATCTCGGCCTGCCCGGCTTCTCCTTCGCCGACGACAAGGGCGAGTGGACCGGTCTCGACGTCGACTACTGCAAGGCGCTGGCCGCCGCCGTCCTCGGCGATGCCAAGAAGGTCAAGTTCACGCCGACCTCGGTGCAGCAGCGCTGGCCGATCCTGCAGTCGGGCCAGGTCGACCTGCTCTCGCGCAACTCGACCATCACCTTCTCGCGCAACGCCTCGCTCGGCCTGAACTTCCAGGGCATCAATTTCTACGAGGGCCAGACCTTCATCGTCCGCAAGGCGACCAACGCCAAGAGCGCGGCCGATCTCGACGGCGCCTCGGTCTGCGTCGCCGCCGGCTCGACCGAGGAGAAGAACGCCTCCGACTGGTTCCTGGAGCGCAACCTCAAGGTCACCATCACCAATTTCCAGAAGAACGACGACGCCATCGCCGCCTATGACGCCGGCCGCTGCGACGCCTACACCGCCGGTGTCGGCGCGCTCGCCGGCCAGCGCGTCAAGCTCAAGGTCCCCGGCGACCACATCATCCTGACCCAGCCGATCTCGAACGATCCGCAGGGTCCGGTCACCCGCTGGGGCGACGAGCGCTGGCAGCTGATCGTGCGCTGGGTGCTGAACGGCACCATCGCCGCCGAGATGCTGGGTGTCACCTCCGCCAATGTCGACCAGATGAAGGCGAGCTCGAAGAACTCGGAAGTCCGCCGCCTGCTCGGCGCCGAGGGCAATTTCGGCGCGATGATGGGCCTGTCCAACGACTGGATGTACAACGCCATCAAGCAGGTCGGGAATTACGGCGAGAGCTTCGAGCGTACCGTCGGCATGGGCTCGACGCTGAAGCTCGAGCGCGGCCAGAACCAGCTCTGGACCAAGGGCGGCCTGCTCTTCACCCCGCCCTTCCAATGA
- a CDS encoding AbrB family transcriptional regulator produces the protein MRTLLSDFASGVRGLHPARFPYRRFALALLIGGLGGYLFVLMRLPLPWMLGSMVACTAAALLRWPVAAPSVIRPPMTMVIGVMLGAGFKPEVVAQLPNWLPTLAGLVLFMIACAVACVAYFRKVAGFDPVTAFFAGMPGGLIEMVTLGEEKGGDARIIALIHSARILLVVMTLPFIVQWIGGVPIGGNRVAGPSVFETPLLAELVLLACGVAGIVLGEWLRLPAKFLLGPMIVSAIVHVSGLSDSVPPFEIVNAAQLILGITIGCRFVGTPPRTILRVLALSAGSTVILLSLTLTFAWLVAKVSVHGHVPLILAYSPGGLAEMSLIALALHTEVAFVAAHHIIRVFLVMITAGPLFGRTVGRGTKDARKAGETQP, from the coding sequence GTGAGGACCCTTCTGAGCGATTTCGCCTCGGGCGTGCGGGGGCTGCATCCGGCCCGCTTTCCGTATCGGCGCTTCGCGCTGGCGCTGCTGATCGGCGGGCTGGGTGGCTATCTCTTCGTGCTCATGCGCCTGCCGCTGCCCTGGATGCTGGGCTCGATGGTGGCCTGCACGGCCGCCGCGCTGCTGCGCTGGCCGGTGGCGGCGCCTTCCGTCATCCGCCCGCCGATGACGATGGTCATCGGCGTCATGCTCGGCGCCGGCTTCAAGCCCGAGGTGGTCGCGCAACTGCCGAACTGGCTGCCGACGCTGGCAGGCCTCGTGCTGTTCATGATCGCCTGCGCCGTCGCCTGCGTCGCCTATTTCCGCAAGGTCGCGGGGTTCGACCCCGTCACGGCCTTCTTCGCGGGGATGCCGGGCGGGCTGATCGAGATGGTGACGCTCGGCGAGGAGAAGGGCGGCGACGCGCGCATCATCGCGCTGATCCACTCCGCCCGCATCCTCTTGGTCGTGATGACGCTGCCCTTCATCGTGCAATGGATCGGCGGCGTCCCGATCGGCGGCAACCGCGTGGCCGGGCCCTCCGTCTTCGAGACGCCGCTCCTGGCCGAACTCGTCCTGCTCGCCTGCGGCGTGGCGGGGATCGTGCTGGGCGAGTGGCTGCGGCTGCCGGCGAAGTTCCTGCTCGGGCCGATGATCGTCAGCGCGATCGTCCATGTCTCGGGCCTGAGCGACTCGGTGCCGCCCTTCGAGATCGTCAACGCCGCCCAGCTCATCCTCGGCATCACCATCGGCTGCCGCTTCGTCGGCACGCCGCCACGCACCATCCTGCGCGTGCTCGCCCTGTCCGCCGGGTCGACCGTGATCCTGCTGTCTCTGACGCTCACCTTCGCCTGGCTTGTGGCGAAGGTCTCGGTGCATGGCCACGTGCCGCTGATCCTGGCCTATTCGCCCGGTGGGCTGGCCGAAATGAGCCTGATCGCGCTGGCCCTGCACACGGAGGTGGCCTTCGTGGCGGCTCACCACATCATCCGCGTGTTCCTGGTGATGATCACGGCCGGCCCGCTCTTCGGGCGGACGGTCGGGCGCGGCACCAAGGACGCCCGGAAGGCCGGCGAGACGCAGCCATAG
- a CDS encoding DMT family transporter, which yields MSEERQTGREDRLAHGDGSVEIEAPASVADTVAAGAAAATADAPDAIVAVEARPSGRARLTRWWSTASPNLRGSAYMMAALLVYAVMVGAIKHVGGVIPLVQILLIRQIVMSLVLLGVSRGGLRPMLRTRRPGLQIVRSILTLTAMLCGFTAVIQIPLAQATAIGFSQVLFVTIAAVIVLKEVVDARRWIATVIGFLGVLVMLKPSGDGLDAFALLAVAGALLNAGITVSVRMLAATERTDTILIWQGMVMIAALAIPSWLWWVPPDATQWFWLIVLSLFGTAGQWLITRAYQVGEAAALAPLDFSRLLLASFTGFVFFAEIPELSTWIGAGIVVGATLYTIRKNARTLPREPATP from the coding sequence ATGAGCGAAGAACGGCAGACCGGGCGCGAAGATCGTCTGGCGCATGGCGACGGTTCGGTCGAGATCGAGGCTCCCGCATCCGTCGCCGACACGGTGGCGGCCGGCGCAGCCGCCGCGACGGCCGACGCTCCCGATGCCATCGTCGCGGTCGAAGCACGGCCCTCCGGGCGGGCCCGCCTGACGCGCTGGTGGAGCACTGCCAGCCCCAATCTGCGCGGCTCGGCCTATATGATGGCGGCGCTGCTGGTCTATGCGGTGATGGTCGGAGCCATCAAGCATGTCGGCGGGGTGATCCCGCTGGTGCAGATCCTGCTCATCCGGCAGATCGTGATGAGCCTCGTCCTGCTCGGCGTCTCGCGCGGCGGCCTGCGGCCGATGCTGCGCACGCGCCGGCCGGGCCTGCAGATCGTCCGCAGCATCCTGACGCTGACCGCGATGCTCTGCGGCTTCACCGCCGTCATCCAGATCCCGCTGGCGCAGGCGACCGCGATCGGCTTCAGCCAGGTCCTCTTCGTCACCATCGCCGCCGTCATCGTGCTGAAGGAGGTCGTCGACGCCCGCCGCTGGATCGCGACCGTGATCGGCTTCCTCGGCGTGCTCGTCATGTTGAAGCCGAGTGGCGACGGCCTCGACGCCTTCGCCCTGCTCGCGGTGGCCGGCGCGCTGCTCAATGCCGGCATCACCGTCAGTGTCCGCATGCTGGCCGCGACCGAGCGCACGGACACGATCCTGATCTGGCAGGGCATGGTGATGATCGCGGCGCTCGCCATCCCGAGCTGGCTCTGGTGGGTCCCGCCCGATGCCACGCAATGGTTCTGGCTGATCGTGCTCAGCCTGTTCGGCACCGCCGGGCAATGGCTGATCACGCGGGCCTACCAGGTCGGCGAGGCGGCGGCGCTCGCCCCGCTCGACTTCAGCCGCCTGCTGCTGGCGAGCTTCACCGGCTTCGTCTTCTTCGCCGAGATCCCCGAACTCTCGACCTGGATCGGGGCGGGCATCGTGGTGGGCGCGACGCTCTACACCATCCGCAAGAACGCCCGCACCCTTCCCCGCGAGCCGGCGACGCCCTGA
- a CDS encoding amino acid ABC transporter permease, which translates to MSAASASLWRQRLFGTPATAVVTLLLAAAIAWLAIPIIRWALIDASWSGTTRADCAAGGACWVFVKARFGQFMYGLYPQGERWRADLAGILFALATAAIVLAPPRLRLKAVVAALVVLPPLGIWLLAGGFGLRPVETREWGGLMLTLFISVYASLIAIPLGILLALGRQSQLKVVRLVSVLFIEFWRGVPIIAVIFLASLLLPLILPGGVGIDRLARAVIGLGLVIAAYMAEAVRGGLQALPPGQREAATALGLTYWKATGLIILPQALRISLPAMTNEFIALVKNTTLVLVVSILDLLGIAQASLADPAWVGMNMEAYVFSGSIYWLICFALSRWSRHLELLGRRQHR; encoded by the coding sequence ATGAGCGCAGCCTCCGCTTCACTCTGGCGTCAGCGCCTGTTCGGCACGCCCGCCACGGCGGTCGTCACCCTGCTGCTGGCGGCGGCGATCGCCTGGCTGGCGATCCCGATCATCCGCTGGGCGCTGATCGATGCGAGCTGGTCCGGCACGACGCGCGCCGATTGCGCGGCCGGCGGCGCCTGCTGGGTCTTCGTCAAGGCCCGCTTCGGCCAGTTCATGTACGGGCTCTACCCGCAGGGCGAGCGCTGGCGCGCCGATCTCGCCGGCATCCTCTTCGCGCTCGCCACCGCGGCCATCGTTCTCGCGCCGCCACGGCTGCGGCTGAAGGCGGTGGTCGCGGCGCTGGTCGTGCTGCCGCCGCTCGGGATCTGGCTTCTGGCGGGTGGTTTTGGACTGCGGCCGGTCGAGACCCGCGAATGGGGCGGGCTGATGCTGACCCTGTTCATCTCGGTCTATGCCAGCCTGATCGCGATCCCGCTCGGCATCCTGCTCGCGCTCGGGCGCCAGTCGCAGCTGAAGGTGGTCCGGCTGGTCAGCGTGCTCTTCATCGAGTTCTGGCGCGGCGTGCCGATCATCGCGGTGATCTTCCTCGCCTCGCTCCTGCTGCCGCTGATCCTGCCCGGCGGCGTCGGCATCGACCGGCTGGCGCGCGCCGTCATCGGGCTCGGCCTCGTCATCGCCGCCTATATGGCGGAAGCGGTGCGCGGCGGCCTGCAGGCGCTGCCGCCCGGCCAGCGCGAGGCCGCGACTGCGCTCGGCCTGACCTACTGGAAGGCGACCGGGCTGATCATCCTGCCCCAGGCGCTGCGCATCTCGCTGCCGGCGATGACCAACGAGTTCATCGCGCTGGTGAAGAACACCACGCTGGTGCTGGTGGTCTCGATCCTCGACCTGCTCGGCATCGCCCAGGCCTCGCTGGCCGACCCCGCCTGGGTCGGCATGAACATGGAGGCCTATGTCTTCTCGGGCTCGATCTACTGGCTGATCTGCTTTGCCCTCTCGCGCTGGAGCCGCCACCTCGAACTGTTGGGCCGACGCCAGCACCGCTGA
- a CDS encoding GcrA family cell cycle regulator, translating to MNEAGAWTEERVELLKKLWSDGLSASQIAAELGSVTRNAVIGKVHRLGLSGRAKNPAAASTPRTAAPRKAPTRSPSHPMSGPSSNPGAMTRGANALAPQYAPEPEAQAEPAPAPSEDVVIPFSERVTIMDLREYMCRWPMGDPTTPEFRFCGGRSQTGMPYCSYHARIAYQPAADRRRDRSKVRA from the coding sequence ATGAACGAAGCCGGAGCATGGACGGAAGAGCGCGTCGAGCTTTTGAAGAAGCTCTGGAGCGACGGGCTCAGCGCCAGCCAGATCGCCGCCGAGCTCGGCAGCGTGACGCGCAACGCCGTGATCGGGAAGGTGCATCGCCTCGGCCTGTCCGGGCGCGCCAAGAACCCGGCCGCCGCGAGCACCCCGCGCACGGCCGCGCCCCGCAAGGCGCCGACGCGCTCGCCCAGCCATCCGATGAGCGGTCCGTCCTCCAACCCGGGCGCGATGACGCGCGGCGCCAATGCGCTCGCGCCGCAATATGCTCCCGAGCCGGAAGCCCAGGCCGAGCCGGCGCCCGCCCCGTCGGAGGATGTGGTGATCCCCTTCTCCGAGCGCGTCACCATCATGGATCTGCGCGAATACATGTGCCGCTGGCCGATGGGCGATCCGACCACGCCGGAATTCCGCTTCTGCGGCGGGCGCTCGCAGACCGGCATGCCCTATTGCAGCTACCATGCGCGCATCGCCTACCAGCCGGCCGCCGACCGCCGCCGCGACCGCAGCAAGGTCCGCGCCTGA
- a CDS encoding GMP reductase yields MRIENDPKLDFRDVLIRPKRSTLGSRAEVDVFRSLRFAHTGRDWTGFPLIAANMDVVGTMQMARALFRHGAMVALHKHYGPEELAAFFREPESANAFFSLGTTEADHDKLARVHAQSPIGKICLDVANGYTEKFVETVKATRDEYPDAVIMAGNVVTGDMTEALILAGADIVKVGIGPGSVCTTRKMTGVGYPQLSAIIECADAAHGLKGLVCGDGGVTVPGDLAKGYGAGADFMMLGGMLAGHDECEGDIRYEERDGERVPVGMTFYGMSSDTAMKRYSGGVAKYRASEGKTVEVPYRGPVEGTMQELMGGVRSAMTYIGAVRLKEVPKRTTFIMVGSQLNTVFGG; encoded by the coding sequence ATGCGCATCGAGAACGACCCGAAGCTCGATTTCCGCGACGTCCTGATCCGCCCCAAGCGCTCGACGCTCGGCAGCCGCGCCGAGGTCGACGTCTTCCGCTCCTTGCGCTTCGCCCATACCGGGCGTGACTGGACCGGTTTTCCGCTGATCGCGGCGAACATGGACGTGGTCGGCACCATGCAGATGGCGCGCGCCCTGTTCCGCCACGGCGCCATGGTGGCGCTGCACAAGCATTACGGCCCCGAGGAACTCGCCGCCTTCTTCCGCGAGCCGGAATCGGCCAACGCCTTCTTCTCGCTTGGCACCACCGAGGCGGACCATGACAAGCTCGCGCGCGTCCATGCCCAGTCGCCGATCGGGAAGATCTGCCTCGACGTCGCCAATGGCTATACCGAGAAGTTCGTCGAGACGGTCAAGGCGACCCGGGACGAGTATCCCGATGCCGTGATCATGGCCGGCAATGTCGTCACCGGCGACATGACCGAGGCGCTGATCCTGGCCGGGGCCGACATCGTCAAGGTCGGCATCGGCCCCGGCTCGGTCTGCACCACCCGCAAGATGACCGGCGTCGGCTATCCGCAGCTCTCGGCGATCATCGAATGCGCCGATGCCGCCCATGGGCTCAAGGGTTTGGTCTGCGGCGACGGCGGCGTCACCGTGCCGGGCGACCTCGCCAAGGGCTACGGCGCCGGCGCCGATTTCATGATGCTCGGCGGCATGCTCGCCGGCCATGACGAATGCGAGGGCGACATCCGCTATGAGGAGCGCGACGGCGAGAGGGTCCCGGTCGGCATGACCTTCTACGGCATGTCCTCGGACACGGCGATGAAGCGCTATTCCGGCGGCGTCGCGAAATACCGCGCCTCCGAGGGCAAGACCGTCGAGGTGCCCTATCGCGGCCCGGTCGAGGGCACGATGCAGGAGCTGATGGGCGGGGTGCGCTCGGCGATGACCTATATCGGGGCGGTCCGGCTCAAGGAGGTGCCCAAGCGCACCACCTTCATCATGGTCGGCAGCCAGCTCAACACCGTCTTCGGAGGATAG
- a CDS encoding amino acid ABC transporter permease, translated as MTRALALLNDKRVRDVVYQAALLLGLAALTVFFVRNASENMVKAGIASGFDFLWRNSGIDVPFVLTGYTRSSTVLDLFWAGVANTMLVTVVAMVLATALGFLVGIARLSSHWLLSTIAGAYIEFVRNIPLLFFVLFWYFGVIAALPAPRDSVSVFGVAFLNNRGLTIPLPEAPATFRWAVAAILLSWIAQALVAAWARRRKERTGQDAPVLAIGLGLVVVLPVLAVTWASLATGWDVPVLRGFNYRGGFVIIPEFVALLAALVTYTAGFIAEIVRGGIQAVPRGQTEAAAALGLRPGRILRLVTIPQALRVMIPPMTNQYLNVLKNSSFGAAIAYPDVVSLFMGSALNNTGQAIEIIAMTLAVYLVIGLAVSAFMNWYNARIALVTR; from the coding sequence GTGACCAGAGCCCTCGCCCTCCTCAATGACAAGCGCGTGCGCGACGTGGTCTATCAGGCCGCGCTGCTGCTCGGGCTCGCGGCCCTGACGGTGTTCTTCGTGCGCAACGCCTCGGAGAACATGGTCAAGGCCGGCATCGCCTCGGGCTTCGACTTCCTCTGGCGCAATTCGGGCATCGACGTGCCCTTCGTGCTGACGGGCTACACCCGCTCCAGCACCGTGCTCGACCTGTTCTGGGCCGGCGTCGCCAACACGATGCTGGTCACCGTCGTCGCCATGGTGCTGGCCACCGCGCTCGGCTTCCTCGTCGGCATCGCGCGGCTCTCCTCGCACTGGCTGCTCTCGACGATCGCCGGTGCCTATATCGAGTTCGTTCGCAACATCCCGCTGCTGTTCTTCGTGCTGTTCTGGTATTTCGGTGTCATCGCCGCCCTGCCGGCGCCGCGTGACAGCGTCAGCGTCTTCGGCGTCGCCTTCCTCAACAATCGCGGCCTCACCATCCCGCTGCCCGAGGCGCCCGCGACCTTCCGCTGGGCGGTCGCGGCGATCCTCTTGTCCTGGATCGCCCAGGCGCTGGTCGCCGCCTGGGCCCGCCGCCGCAAGGAGCGCACGGGGCAGGACGCGCCGGTTCTGGCGATCGGGCTCGGGCTGGTCGTGGTCCTGCCCGTTCTCGCCGTGACCTGGGCGAGCCTCGCGACGGGCTGGGATGTTCCCGTGCTGCGCGGCTTCAACTACCGCGGCGGCTTCGTGATCATCCCCGAATTCGTCGCGCTGCTGGCGGCGCTCGTCACCTATACGGCGGGCTTCATCGCCGAGATCGTGCGCGGCGGCATCCAGGCCGTGCCGCGCGGCCAGACCGAGGCCGCCGCCGCGCTCGGCCTGCGCCCGGGGCGCATCCTGCGGCTCGTCACCATCCCGCAGGCCCTGCGCGTGATGATCCCGCCGATGACCAACCAGTATCTCAACGTGCTCAAGAACTCGTCCTTCGGCGCGGCGATCGCCTATCCCGACGTGGTCAGTCTGTTCATGGGCTCGGCGCTCAACAACACCGGCCAGGCGATCGAGATCATCGCGATGACGCTCGCCGTCTATCTCGTCATCGGGCTGGCCGTCTCGGCCTTCATGAACTGGTACAACGCCCGCATCGCCCTGGTGACGCGATGA
- a CDS encoding Hsp33 family molecular chaperone, with protein sequence MDGTDSGAGHSAVEGLAALDDRVVPFTVPDLDVRGRVVRLGASIDTILARHGYPEPVARVLGEAAALTVLLGTALKFEGRFQLQTKSDGPISMLVVDFNAPDVYRAVAHFDAERLAEAEAAGRLSTGELLGEGHLAMTVDQGSATTRYQGVVALTRQSLEEAAHQYFRQSEQIPSRVRLGVGSIVTGEGRQWRAGGLLVQFMPHSVDRLRAADIHPGDAPQGHEILTAPDPDGISDDAWAEARSLVETVEDHELLDPLLESERLLYRLFHERGARVFEPVLVHEDCRCSRERVLGMLRGFAPEDRGAMVADDGQLAVTCEFCSRRYVFTPGEVEDGLSAGA encoded by the coding sequence ATGGACGGAACCGACAGCGGCGCGGGGCATTCCGCGGTTGAAGGCTTGGCTGCGCTCGACGACCGGGTCGTCCCCTTCACCGTGCCCGATCTGGACGTGCGCGGCCGCGTCGTGCGGCTGGGCGCCTCGATCGACACGATCCTCGCCCGGCACGGCTATCCGGAGCCCGTGGCGCGCGTGCTCGGCGAGGCGGCGGCGCTGACCGTGCTGCTCGGCACGGCGCTGAAGTTCGAGGGCCGTTTCCAGCTCCAGACCAAGAGCGACGGACCGATCTCGATGCTCGTGGTCGACTTCAACGCGCCCGATGTCTACCGCGCCGTCGCCCATTTCGATGCGGAGCGGCTGGCGGAGGCGGAGGCTGCGGGCCGCCTCTCGACGGGCGAGCTTCTCGGCGAGGGTCACCTCGCCATGACGGTCGACCAGGGCTCGGCCACCACCCGCTACCAGGGCGTCGTGGCGCTGACGCGCCAGAGCCTCGAGGAGGCGGCGCACCAGTATTTCCGCCAGTCGGAGCAGATCCCGAGCCGGGTGCGCCTCGGCGTCGGCTCGATCGTCACCGGCGAGGGCCGCCAGTGGCGGGCCGGCGGCCTGCTCGTGCAGTTCATGCCGCATTCGGTCGACCGCCTTCGGGCCGCCGACATCCACCCCGGGGATGCCCCGCAGGGCCACGAGATCCTGACCGCCCCGGACCCCGACGGCATCAGCGACGATGCCTGGGCCGAAGCGCGCTCGCTCGTCGAGACGGTCGAGGATCACGAACTGCTCGACCCGCTTCTGGAGAGCGAGCGCCTGCTCTATCGCCTGTTCCACGAGCGCGGCGCCCGCGTCTTCGAGCCGGTTCTCGTCCATGAGGACTGCCGCTGCTCGCGCGAGCGGGTGCTCGGCATGCTCCGGGGCTTCGCCCCGGAAGACCGCGGCGCGATGGTCGCCGATGACGGGCAGCTCGCCGTGACCTGCGAATTCTGCTCGCGGCGCTATGTGTTCACGCCCGGCGAGGTCGAGGACGGCCTGTCCGCCGGGGCCTGA